One Longimicrobium sp. DNA window includes the following coding sequences:
- a CDS encoding HD-GYP domain-containing protein, which translates to MNAPVRVLVADDDPAIRGVLHVILAQGGYQVEEAVDGSEALEAFQSRGADLILSDLQMPGMTGLELLRRVRALDDTVGFIILTGASTVENAVEALRVQADDYLVKPFNLDEVLLAVERALSYRRLLRENRSYQQHLEDRVAEQARQLEALLMDALRSLASAIETRDDYTGGHVERVARYAAATGREMGLRRDELRALWVGALLHDVGKIGVSDHVLKKPGRLTVDEYEEMKRHPEIGGVIMERSSFLRPGLPAVLHHQERWDGSGYPCGLRGDEISLQGRIVAVVDTYDAIISSRPYRDASSCEFAMEEIRRNSGTQFDPEVVEAFFRAEKKNFPDDPDTPSLPAVE; encoded by the coding sequence GTGAACGCTCCCGTCCGGGTGCTGGTGGCCGACGACGATCCGGCCATCCGCGGCGTCCTTCACGTGATCCTGGCCCAGGGCGGGTACCAGGTCGAGGAGGCGGTGGATGGATCGGAGGCGCTGGAGGCGTTCCAGTCGCGCGGGGCGGACCTCATCCTCTCGGACCTGCAGATGCCGGGGATGACCGGGCTGGAGCTGCTTCGCCGCGTGCGTGCGCTGGACGACACGGTGGGGTTCATCATCCTCACCGGCGCCTCCACCGTCGAGAACGCGGTCGAGGCGTTGCGCGTGCAGGCCGACGACTACCTGGTGAAGCCCTTCAACCTGGACGAGGTGCTGCTCGCGGTGGAACGCGCGCTCAGCTACCGCCGCCTGCTGCGCGAGAACCGGTCGTACCAGCAGCACCTGGAGGACCGCGTGGCCGAGCAGGCGCGCCAGCTGGAGGCGCTGCTGATGGATGCGCTGCGCTCCCTGGCCAGCGCCATCGAAACGCGTGACGACTACACGGGCGGCCACGTGGAGCGCGTGGCCCGCTATGCCGCGGCGACCGGCCGCGAGATGGGGCTGCGGCGCGACGAGCTGCGTGCGCTCTGGGTGGGCGCGCTGCTGCACGACGTGGGCAAGATCGGCGTATCCGACCACGTGCTGAAGAAGCCGGGCCGCCTGACGGTGGACGAGTACGAGGAGATGAAGCGGCACCCCGAGATCGGCGGGGTGATCATGGAGCGCAGCTCGTTCCTTCGCCCCGGCCTCCCCGCGGTGCTCCATCACCAGGAGCGTTGGGACGGCTCCGGCTATCCCTGCGGCCTGCGCGGAGACGAGATTTCGCTGCAGGGGCGCATCGTGGCGGTGGTGGATACCTACGACGCCATCATCAGCTCGCGCCCGTACCGCGACGCCAGCAGCTGCGAGTTCGCCATGGAGGAGATCCGGCGCAACTCCGGGACGCAGTTCGATCCGGAGGTGGTGGAGGCCTTTTTCCGGGCCGAGAAGAAGAACTTTCCAGACGACCCCGACACACCGTCCCTCCCCGCCGTGGAATAG